One genomic window of Citrobacter sp. Marseille-Q6884 includes the following:
- the yacL gene encoding protein YacL, protein MDYEFLRDITGVVKVRMSMGHEVVGHWFNEEVKENLALLDEVEQAARAVKGSERSWQRAGHEYTLWLDGEEVMVRANQLEFTGDEMEEGMNYYDEESLSLCGVEDFLQVVAAYREFVQQG, encoded by the coding sequence ATGGATTACGAATTTCTGCGCGATATTACCGGAGTGGTAAAAGTGCGTATGTCCATGGGCCACGAGGTGGTGGGGCACTGGTTTAATGAAGAAGTGAAAGAGAACCTGGCCTTGCTGGATGAAGTGGAACAGGCAGCGCGTGCGGTAAAGGGTAGTGAACGCTCCTGGCAGCGGGCAGGACACGAGTACACGCTCTGGCTGGACGGTGAAGAAGTTATGGTACGTGCCAACCAGCTTGAATTCACGGGCGATGAAATGGAAGAAGGCATGAATTATTACGATGAAGAGAGTTTGTCGCTGTGCGGCGTAGAGGACTTTCTTCAGGTGGTCGCGGCCTACCGCGAATTTGTACAACAGGGTTAA
- a CDS encoding ABC transporter permease: MMQLYWVALKSIWAKEIHRFMRIWVQTLVPPVITMTLYFIIFGNLIGSRIGEMHGFSYMQFIVPGLIMMAVITNSYANVASSFFSAKFQRNIEELLVAPVPTHVIITGFVGGGVARGLCVGILVTAISLFFVPFQVHSWVFVALTLVLTAILFSLAGLLNAVFAKTFDDISLIPTFVLTPLTYLGGVFYSLTLLPPFWQGLSHLNPIVYMISGFRYGFLGIHDVPLVTTFGVLVVFIAVFYLLCWYLIQRGRGLRS; encoded by the coding sequence ATGATGCAGCTTTACTGGGTCGCGCTGAAAAGCATCTGGGCGAAAGAGATCCACCGCTTTATGCGTATCTGGGTTCAGACGCTGGTTCCCCCGGTCATTACCATGACGCTCTATTTTATTATCTTTGGTAATTTGATCGGCTCGCGTATCGGTGAAATGCACGGTTTTAGCTACATGCAATTCATCGTGCCGGGGCTGATTATGATGGCGGTCATCACCAACTCCTACGCTAACGTGGCGTCGTCATTCTTTAGCGCCAAGTTTCAACGTAACATTGAAGAACTGCTGGTCGCACCGGTGCCGACGCACGTGATCATCACCGGGTTTGTTGGCGGCGGCGTGGCGCGCGGTCTGTGCGTAGGGATTCTGGTGACAGCAATTTCGCTGTTCTTCGTCCCGTTCCAGGTGCATTCATGGGTGTTTGTGGCGCTTACGCTGGTCCTGACAGCCATTCTGTTTTCGCTGGCGGGTTTGCTGAATGCAGTGTTTGCCAAAACCTTTGACGATATCAGCCTGATCCCAACCTTCGTGCTGACGCCGCTCACCTATCTGGGCGGGGTTTTCTATTCGTTAACGCTGCTGCCGCCATTCTGGCAGGGTCTGTCGCACCTCAACCCGATTGTTTACATGATCAGCGGATTCCGGTACGGCTTCCTGGGCATCCACGATGTTCCGCTGGTCACTACGTTTGGTGTGCTGGTGGTCTTTATCGCCGTGTTTTATTTATTGTGCTGGTATCTGATTCAGCGTGGACGCGGGCTTCGCAGCTAA
- the cueO gene encoding multicopper oxidase CueO, which translates to MQRRDFLKYSVALGVASALPLWSRTVFAAERPALPIPDLLTADASSRIQLIVNAGKSTFAGKTATTWGYNGDLLGPAVKLNKGQSVTVDIHNQLAEETTLHWHGLEIPGEVDGGPQGIIPAGGKRSVTFTPEQRAATCWFHPHQHGKTGRQVAMGLAGLVLIEDDDIRKLMLPKQWGIDDVPVIIQDKQFSADGQINYQLDVMTAAVGWFGDTLLTNGAIYPQHAAPRGWLRLRLLNGCNARSLNVAASDNRPLYVIASDGGLLPEPVKVTELPMLMGERFEVLVDISDGKAFDLLTLPVSQMGMAVVPFDKPHPVMRIQPLIITASGALPDTLTTMPSLPSLDGLTVRNLQLSMDPMLDMMGMRMLMQKYGDQAMTGMGMGHMDGGSMNHGNMSHGNMNHGSMNHGDMSNMKHGGTFDFHNANRINGQAFDMNKPMFAATKGQHERWVISGQGDMMLHPFHIHGTQFRILSENGKAPVAHRAGWKDTVRVEGGVSEVLVKFDHDAPKEHAYMAHCHLLEHEDTGMMLGFTV; encoded by the coding sequence ATGCAACGTCGTGACTTTTTAAAATACTCCGTAGCGCTGGGGGTTGCGTCAGCTTTACCTCTGTGGAGCCGTACTGTTTTTGCGGCCGAACGCCCTGCATTGCCCATTCCAGACCTGTTAACTGCGGATGCTTCCAGTCGCATTCAACTGATCGTTAATGCCGGAAAATCGACCTTTGCGGGGAAAACGGCGACGACCTGGGGATATAACGGTGATTTGCTCGGGCCTGCGGTGAAACTGAACAAAGGTCAATCGGTGACGGTGGATATCCATAACCAGCTTGCTGAAGAGACCACGCTGCACTGGCACGGGCTGGAGATACCCGGCGAAGTCGATGGCGGGCCACAGGGGATTATTCCTGCGGGCGGTAAACGTTCTGTGACCTTCACCCCGGAGCAACGGGCTGCAACCTGTTGGTTCCATCCACATCAACACGGAAAAACCGGTCGTCAGGTGGCGATGGGATTGGCTGGGCTGGTGTTGATTGAAGACGATGACATTCGCAAACTGATGCTGCCCAAGCAATGGGGTATTGACGATGTTCCGGTCATTATTCAGGACAAACAATTTTCCGCGGACGGACAGATCAACTATCAACTGGACGTGATGACCGCTGCGGTCGGTTGGTTTGGCGACACATTGCTGACCAACGGTGCCATTTATCCGCAGCATGCCGCACCGCGTGGCTGGTTGCGTCTGCGGCTGCTGAATGGCTGTAACGCTCGCTCACTGAACGTGGCGGCCAGCGACAACCGTCCCCTGTATGTGATTGCCAGCGATGGCGGGCTGCTGCCTGAGCCCGTTAAAGTGACGGAACTGCCGATGTTGATGGGCGAGCGCTTTGAAGTGCTGGTGGATATCAGCGACGGTAAAGCTTTTGATCTGCTGACCTTGCCCGTGAGTCAGATGGGAATGGCGGTTGTGCCATTTGATAAACCGCATCCGGTGATGCGTATTCAGCCATTGATCATTACGGCGTCGGGAGCGTTGCCGGATACGTTGACAACAATGCCTTCACTGCCTTCGCTGGATGGCCTGACGGTGCGCAATCTGCAGCTGTCGATGGACCCTATGCTCGACATGATGGGGATGCGCATGTTGATGCAGAAGTATGGCGACCAGGCCATGACAGGGATGGGGATGGGGCATATGGATGGCGGCAGCATGAATCATGGCAACATGAGCCACGGCAATATGAATCATGGCAGTATGAATCACGGCGACATGAGCAATATGAAACACGGCGGGACGTTTGATTTCCATAATGCCAACCGGATTAATGGCCAGGCATTTGACATGAACAAGCCGATGTTTGCCGCGACGAAAGGTCAGCATGAACGCTGGGTCATTTCCGGGCAAGGCGACATGATGCTGCACCCGTTCCATATACACGGTACGCAGTTTCGTATTTTGTCTGAGAATGGAAAAGCACCCGTCGCGCACCGTGCGGGATGGAAAGATACAGTGCGTGTAGAAGGGGGCGTTAGCGAAGTGCTGGTGAAGTTTGACCACGACGCGCCAAAAGAGCATGCCTACATGGCGCACTGCCATCTGTTAGAGCATGAAGACACCGGAATGATGCTCGGATTTACCGTGTAA
- the hpt gene encoding hypoxanthine phosphoribosyltransferase has protein sequence MKHTVEVMIPEAEIKARIAELGRQINERYKDSGSDMVLVGLLRGSFMFMADLCREVHVPHEVDFMTASSYGSGMSTTRDVKILKDLDEDIRGKDVLIVEDIIDSGNTLSKVREILSLREPKSLAICTLLDKPTRREVDVPVEFVGFSIPDEFVVGYGIDYAQRYRHLPYVGKVVLLDE, from the coding sequence ATGAAACATACTGTAGAAGTCATGATCCCGGAAGCGGAGATCAAAGCGCGTATTGCTGAGCTGGGACGTCAGATTAACGAGCGTTACAAGGACAGCGGCAGCGACATGGTGCTGGTAGGGCTGTTACGCGGCTCATTTATGTTTATGGCGGATCTGTGTCGTGAAGTGCACGTCCCCCACGAAGTAGATTTCATGACCGCCTCCAGCTACGGCAGCGGTATGTCCACCACGCGCGATGTTAAAATCCTCAAAGATCTGGATGAAGACATTCGCGGCAAAGATGTGTTGATCGTGGAAGACATTATCGACTCCGGCAATACGCTGTCCAAAGTGCGTGAAATCCTGAGCCTGCGCGAACCGAAATCCCTGGCGATCTGTACGCTGCTGGACAAACCGACCCGTCGCGAAGTTGATGTTCCGGTCGAGTTTGTCGGGTTCTCTATTCCAGATGAGTTTGTGGTGGGTTACGGCATCGACTACGCTCAGCGTTATCGCCATCTGCCGTATGTTGGCAAAGTTGTGCTGCTGGACGAGTAA
- a CDS encoding PTS sugar transporter subunit IIA — translation MLGWVITCHDDNAQDMLHRLEEKHGPLAQCRAVSFWRGLSSNMLSRMMCDALHSTDSGDGVIFLTDIPGAAPYRVASLMSHKHSQCEVISGVSYSLLEKMLLSRESLSSSAFRDRIVTLGGPDVSSLWHQQQKNPAFVLLHDLYEY, via the coding sequence ATGTTAGGTTGGGTAATTACCTGTCACGACGATAATGCACAGGATATGCTGCATCGTCTGGAAGAAAAGCACGGTCCGCTGGCGCAATGCCGGGCGGTGAGTTTTTGGCGTGGTCTAAGTTCAAATATGTTAAGCCGCATGATGTGCGATGCACTGCATTCGACTGACTCGGGTGACGGCGTGATATTCCTGACGGATATCCCCGGTGCAGCGCCTTATCGTGTCGCGTCGTTAATGAGCCATAAGCATTCCCAGTGTGAAGTGATTTCCGGTGTGAGTTATTCATTGCTGGAGAAAATGCTTTTATCGCGGGAGTCGTTGAGCAGTTCCGCGTTTCGCGATCGGATCGTGACGCTTGGCGGACCTGATGTTTCGAGCCTCTGGCATCAACAACAGAAAAACCCTGCCTTTGTGTTGCTGCATGATTTGTATGAGTATTAA
- the acnB gene encoding bifunctional aconitate hydratase 2/2-methylisocitrate dehydratase yields MLEEYRKHVAERAALGIVPKPLDATQMAALVELLKTPPVGEEEFLLDLLINRVPPGVDEAAYVKAGFLAAVAKGDTTSPLVTPEKAIELLGTMQGGYNIHPLIDALDDAKLAPIAAKALSSTLLMFDNFYDVEEKAKAGNEYAKQVMQSWADAEWFLSRPALAEKITVTVFKVTGETNTDDLSPAPDAWSRPDIPLHALAMLKNAREGIEPDQPGAVGPIKQIERLSQKGYPLAYVGDVVGTGSSRKSATNSVLWFMGDDIPHVPNKRGGGLCLGGKIAPIFFNTMEDAGALPIEVDVTNLNMGDVIDVYPFKGEVRNHETGELLASFELKTDVLIDEVRAGGRIPLIIGRGLTTKAREALGLPHSDVFRQAKDVAESNRGFSLAQKMVGRACGVKGIRPGAYCEPKMTSVGSQDTTGPMTRDELKDLACLGFSADLVMQSFCHTAAYPKPVDVTTHHTLPDFIMNRGGVSLRPGDGVIHSWLNRMLLPDTVGTGGDSHTRFPIGISFPAGSGLVAFAAATGVMPLDMPESVLVRFKGKMQPGITLRDLVHAIPLYAIKQGLLTVEKKGKKNIFSGRILEIEGLPDLKVEQAFELTDASAERSAAGCTIKLNKEPIVEYLSSNIVLLKWMIAEGYGDRRTLERRIQGMEKWLADPQLLEADADAEYAAVIDIDLAEIKEPILCAPNDPDDARLLSDVQGEKIDEVFIGSCMTNIGHFRAAGKLLDAHKGQLPTRLWVAPPTRMDAAQLTEEGYYSVFGKSGARIEIPGCSLCMGNQARVADGATVVSTSTRNFPNRLGTGANVYLASAELAAVAALIGKLPTAEEYQTYVAQVDKTAVDTYRYLNFDQLSQYTEKADSVIFQTAV; encoded by the coding sequence GTGCTAGAAGAATACCGTAAGCACGTAGCTGAGCGTGCCGCCCTTGGGATTGTGCCAAAACCTTTAGACGCAACCCAAATGGCCGCACTTGTCGAGCTGCTGAAGACCCCGCCTGTGGGCGAAGAAGAATTCCTGTTAGACCTGTTGATCAACCGCGTTCCTCCTGGCGTAGATGAAGCCGCTTATGTCAAAGCCGGTTTTCTTGCCGCCGTCGCGAAAGGCGACACAACCTCCCCGCTGGTGACGCCAGAAAAAGCCATTGAACTGCTGGGTACCATGCAGGGTGGTTACAACATTCATCCGCTGATTGACGCGCTGGACGATGCGAAACTGGCGCCGATTGCTGCCAAAGCGCTCTCTTCAACGCTGCTGATGTTTGATAACTTCTACGACGTAGAAGAGAAAGCCAAAGCTGGCAACGAATATGCGAAGCAGGTGATGCAGTCCTGGGCCGATGCCGAATGGTTCCTGAGCCGTCCTGCGCTTGCTGAAAAAATTACCGTGACCGTCTTCAAAGTGACGGGCGAAACGAATACCGATGATCTGTCTCCGGCACCGGACGCATGGTCTCGCCCGGATATCCCGCTGCATGCGCTGGCGATGTTGAAAAACGCCCGTGAAGGTATTGAGCCGGATCAGCCGGGTGCGGTGGGTCCGATCAAACAGATCGAGCGGCTTTCGCAAAAAGGTTACCCGCTGGCTTACGTGGGTGACGTTGTGGGTACCGGTTCTTCCCGTAAATCCGCAACGAACTCCGTCCTGTGGTTCATGGGCGATGATATTCCTCATGTGCCAAACAAGCGCGGCGGCGGCCTGTGTCTGGGTGGCAAAATTGCGCCTATCTTCTTCAACACCATGGAAGATGCGGGCGCTCTGCCAATTGAAGTGGACGTAACCAACCTGAATATGGGCGACGTGATTGACGTTTACCCGTTCAAAGGCGAAGTGCGCAACCACGAAACCGGTGAACTGCTGGCAAGCTTTGAGCTGAAAACCGATGTATTGATCGACGAAGTGCGTGCCGGTGGCCGTATTCCGCTGATTATCGGTCGTGGCCTGACCACCAAAGCGCGTGAAGCGCTGGGCCTGCCGCACAGTGACGTATTCCGCCAGGCGAAAGACGTGGCGGAAAGCAACCGTGGCTTCTCGCTTGCGCAGAAAATGGTTGGCCGCGCGTGTGGCGTGAAAGGCATTCGTCCGGGGGCGTATTGCGAACCGAAGATGACTTCCGTTGGTTCTCAGGATACCACCGGTCCGATGACCCGTGATGAGCTGAAAGACCTGGCGTGCCTGGGCTTCTCGGCTGACCTGGTGATGCAGTCATTCTGCCATACCGCTGCTTATCCGAAGCCGGTGGACGTGACCACACACCACACGCTGCCAGACTTTATTATGAACCGTGGCGGCGTATCGCTGCGTCCGGGCGATGGCGTTATCCACTCCTGGCTGAACCGCATGCTGCTGCCTGATACCGTTGGTACAGGTGGTGACTCCCATACCCGTTTCCCAATCGGTATCTCTTTCCCGGCTGGGTCTGGTCTGGTGGCGTTTGCGGCCGCAACCGGCGTGATGCCGCTGGATATGCCGGAATCCGTTCTGGTACGTTTCAAAGGTAAAATGCAACCGGGCATCACCCTGCGCGACCTGGTGCACGCGATCCCGCTGTACGCCATCAAACAGGGTCTGCTGACCGTTGAGAAGAAAGGCAAGAAGAACATCTTCTCTGGCCGTATCCTGGAAATCGAAGGTCTGCCGGATCTGAAAGTCGAGCAGGCGTTCGAACTGACCGATGCTTCTGCTGAACGTTCTGCTGCCGGTTGTACGATCAAGCTGAACAAAGAGCCAATCGTTGAATACCTGAGCTCTAACATTGTTCTGCTGAAGTGGATGATCGCGGAAGGGTACGGCGATCGTCGTACGCTGGAACGTCGTATTCAGGGCATGGAAAAATGGCTGGCTGACCCGCAACTGCTGGAAGCCGATGCTGACGCAGAATACGCGGCAGTGATCGACATCGATCTGGCGGAGATCAAAGAGCCTATTCTGTGTGCGCCGAACGATCCTGACGATGCACGTCTGCTGTCTGACGTTCAGGGTGAGAAGATTGACGAAGTATTCATCGGTTCCTGCATGACCAACATCGGTCACTTCCGTGCTGCGGGTAAACTGCTGGATGCGCACAAAGGCCAACTGCCGACCCGTCTGTGGGTGGCGCCGCCAACCCGTATGGATGCCGCGCAACTGACTGAAGAGGGCTATTATAGCGTCTTTGGTAAGAGCGGTGCGCGTATCGAGATCCCGGGCTGTTCACTGTGCATGGGTAACCAGGCGCGTGTGGCTGACGGTGCGACGGTCGTTTCTACTTCTACCCGTAACTTCCCGAACCGTTTAGGTACGGGCGCTAACGTCTACCTGGCTTCTGCGGAGCTGGCGGCGGTTGCGGCGCTTATCGGTAAGTTACCGACGGCAGAAGAGTATCAGACCTATGTGGCGCAGGTGGATAAAACGGCTGTGGATACTTACCGCTATCTGAACTTTGACCAGCTTTCTCAGTACACCGAAAAAGCGGATAGCGTGATTTTCCAGACCGCAGTGTAA
- a CDS encoding ABC transporter ATP-binding protein: MTIALELQQLKKTYPGGVQALRGIDLQVEAGDFYALLGPNGAGKSTTIGIISSLVNKTSGKVSVFGYDLEKDTVNAKRQLGLVPQEFNFNPFETVQQIVVNQAGYYGVEHKEAVKRSEIYLKQLDLWEKRNERARMLSGGMKRRLMIARALMHEPKLLILDEPTAGVDIELRRSMWGFLKDLNDKGTTIILTTHYLEEAEMLCRNIGIIQHGELVENTSMKNLLSKLKSETFILDLAAKSPLPKLEGYQYRLVDTSTLEVEVLREQGVNSVFSQLSAQGIQVLSMRNKANRLEELFVSLVHEKQGDRA; this comes from the coding sequence ATGACTATTGCTCTGGAACTTCAACAACTTAAAAAAACCTATCCCGGTGGCGTTCAGGCGCTGCGCGGCATAGATTTGCAAGTCGAAGCAGGGGATTTTTATGCGCTTTTAGGCCCCAATGGCGCAGGGAAATCCACCACTATCGGGATTATCAGTTCGCTGGTGAATAAAACCTCCGGGAAGGTCAGCGTCTTCGGATACGATCTTGAAAAAGATACGGTCAATGCTAAACGCCAACTCGGACTGGTGCCGCAGGAATTTAACTTTAACCCGTTTGAAACCGTGCAGCAGATCGTGGTGAACCAGGCGGGTTACTACGGCGTTGAACATAAAGAGGCGGTAAAGCGCAGCGAAATCTATTTAAAGCAGCTCGATCTGTGGGAAAAGCGTAATGAACGTGCGCGCATGCTCTCCGGTGGGATGAAACGCCGCCTGATGATTGCCCGCGCCCTGATGCATGAACCAAAACTGCTGATCCTTGATGAGCCTACCGCCGGGGTGGATATTGAACTGCGTCGTTCAATGTGGGGCTTTTTAAAGGATTTGAACGACAAAGGCACGACGATCATTCTGACGACGCACTATCTCGAAGAGGCGGAAATGCTGTGCCGCAATATCGGCATTATTCAGCACGGCGAGCTGGTGGAAAACACGTCGATGAAAAACCTGCTCTCCAAACTGAAATCGGAGACTTTTATTCTCGATCTGGCGGCGAAAAGTCCGCTGCCCAAACTGGAAGGGTATCAATACCGTCTGGTTGATACCTCGACGCTGGAAGTGGAAGTTCTGCGTGAGCAAGGGGTGAACAGTGTGTTCTCGCAGCTCAGCGCGCAGGGGATACAGGTATTGAGTATGCGTAACAAAGCGAACCGACTGGAAGAGCTCTTTGTGTCTCTGGTTCATGAAAAACAAGGAGATCGCGCATGA
- a CDS encoding polysaccharide deacetylase family protein codes for MVMRALLVLLLFISASVVAALPARYMQTTESAAVWAQIGNKMVTVGNIRAGQILAVEPIAADYYEFTFGLGTGFIDKGHLEPVQGRQKVDDGLGDLNKPLSNQNLITWKDTPVYNAPDVGSAPFGMLADNLRYPIISKLKDRLNQTWFQIRIGGRLAYISALDAQEDHGIPVLTYHHILRDEENTRFRHTSTTTSVRAFSNQMAWLRDRGYTTLTMYQLEGYLRNNMNLPARAVVLTFDDGLKSVSRYAYPVLKQYGMKATAFIISSRIKRHPQKWDPKSLQFMSISELNEIRDVFDFQSHTHFLHRVDGNHRPILLSRNYHNILFDFARSRRALAQFNPHVLYLSYPFGGYNATAVKAANDAGFHMAVTTVRGKVKPGDNPFLLKRLYILRTDSLEAMSRLISNQPQG; via the coding sequence ATGGTTATGCGCGCTCTGCTTGTCTTGTTGCTTTTTATTTCTGCTAGCGTTGTTGCGGCTTTGCCAGCCCGCTATATGCAAACGACGGAGTCTGCGGCTGTTTGGGCGCAGATAGGCAACAAAATGGTAACGGTCGGGAATATTCGCGCAGGTCAGATCCTCGCCGTAGAGCCCATTGCGGCTGACTACTACGAATTTACCTTTGGTCTGGGTACCGGGTTTATTGATAAGGGACACCTGGAGCCGGTGCAGGGGCGACAAAAAGTTGACGATGGCCTGGGTGATCTCAACAAACCCCTGAGCAACCAGAACCTGATAACCTGGAAAGATACGCCCGTTTATAACGCCCCGGATGTCGGTAGCGCGCCGTTTGGCATGCTGGCGGACAATCTGCGCTATCCCATTATCAGTAAGCTGAAAGACCGGCTCAATCAGACCTGGTTTCAGATCCGCATTGGCGGCAGGCTGGCGTATATCAGTGCGCTGGATGCGCAGGAAGACCACGGCATCCCGGTGTTGACCTACCATCATATTCTGCGCGATGAAGAGAACACCCGGTTTCGGCACACATCAACGACGACCTCCGTGCGTGCGTTCAGTAACCAGATGGCCTGGCTACGCGACCGTGGCTACACCACGTTGACGATGTATCAACTGGAAGGCTACCTACGCAATAATATGAATCTCCCCGCGCGCGCGGTGGTGCTGACATTCGATGATGGTCTGAAATCGGTCAGCCGCTACGCTTATCCGGTTCTCAAGCAGTATGGGATGAAAGCGACGGCGTTTATTATCTCGTCGCGTATCAAGCGCCATCCGCAGAAGTGGGACCCGAAATCGCTACAGTTTATGAGCATCTCTGAACTGAATGAGATCAGAGACGTCTTTGATTTCCAGTCGCATACCCATTTTTTACATCGGGTTGATGGTAATCATCGGCCGATCCTGCTTAGCCGCAACTATCACAATATTCTGTTTGATTTTGCGCGCTCACGTCGGGCGCTTGCGCAGTTTAATCCGCATGTTCTTTACCTTTCGTATCCGTTTGGCGGCTACAACGCCACGGCGGTAAAAGCGGCCAATGACGCAGGCTTCCACATGGCAGTGACCACTGTGCGAGGGAAAGTGAAACCGGGGGATAATCCGTTCTTATTGAAAAGGCTTTATATTTTAAGAACGGATTCGCTGGAGGCGATGTCGCGGCTGATCAGCAATCAGCCGCAGGGATAG
- the panD gene encoding aspartate 1-decarboxylase — MIRTMLQGKLHRVKVTQADLHYEGSCAIDQDFLDASGILENEAIDIWNVTNGKRFSTYAIAAERGSKIISVNGAAAHCAAVGDIVIIASFVTMSDEEARTWRPKVAYFEGDNEMKRTAKAIPVQVA, encoded by the coding sequence ATGATTCGCACAATGCTGCAAGGCAAGCTCCACCGCGTAAAAGTCACGCAGGCGGACCTGCATTATGAAGGTTCCTGCGCCATTGATCAGGATTTCCTTGATGCTTCCGGGATCCTTGAAAACGAAGCCATTGATATCTGGAACGTGACCAATGGTAAACGTTTCTCGACCTATGCGATTGCGGCTGAACGCGGCTCCAAAATCATCTCGGTGAACGGCGCGGCTGCGCATTGTGCGGCTGTTGGCGACATTGTGATTATCGCCAGCTTCGTCACCATGTCTGATGAAGAAGCCCGTACATGGCGACCGAAAGTGGCCTATTTTGAAGGCGACAATGAAATGAAGCGTACCGCGAAGGCGATTCCGGTACAGGTTGCATAA
- a CDS encoding YacC family pilotin-like protein, with the protein MKTFFRTVLFGSLMAVCANSYALSESEAEDMADLTAVFVFLKNDCGYQNLPNGQIRRALVFFAQQNQWDLSNYDTFDMKSLGEDSYRDLSGIGIPVAKKCKALARDSLSLLAYVK; encoded by the coding sequence ATGAAGACGTTTTTCAGAACAGTGTTATTCGGCAGCCTGATGGCCGTATGCGCAAACAGCTACGCGCTTAGCGAGTCCGAAGCCGAAGATATGGCCGATTTAACGGCAGTTTTTGTCTTTCTGAAAAATGATTGCGGATACCAGAATTTGCCCAACGGGCAGATCCGTCGCGCACTGGTCTTTTTTGCTCAACAGAACCAGTGGGACCTCAGTAATTACGACACCTTCGATATGAAATCACTCGGTGAAGACAGCTATCGCGATTTGAGCGGCATTGGTATTCCGGTCGCGAAAAAATGCAAAGCGCTGGCGCGCGACTCGCTAAGTCTGCTGGCTTACGTCAAATAA
- the can gene encoding carbonate dehydratase has product MKDIDTLISNNALWSKMLVEEDPGFFGTLAQAQNPRFLWIGCSDSRVPAERLTGLEPGELFVHRNVANLVIHTDLNCLSVVQYAVDVLEVEHIIICGHYGCGGVQAAIENTELGLIDNWLLHIRDIWFKHSSLLGEMPPERRIDTLCELNVMEQVYNLGHSTIMRSAWKRGQKVTIHGWAYGIHDGLLRDLEVTATSRETLEQRYRQGLSNLSQKHSNHK; this is encoded by the coding sequence ATGAAAGACATAGATACACTCATCAGCAACAATGCACTATGGTCAAAGATGCTGGTAGAAGAGGACCCCGGATTTTTTGGAACACTGGCGCAAGCACAGAATCCGCGCTTTCTCTGGATTGGATGCTCCGATAGCCGCGTTCCTGCGGAACGTTTAACCGGTCTTGAACCGGGCGAATTATTTGTTCACCGTAATGTCGCCAATCTGGTTATTCATACCGATTTGAACTGCCTCTCTGTGGTTCAGTATGCGGTTGATGTACTGGAAGTGGAACACATTATTATATGCGGTCACTATGGATGCGGCGGTGTACAGGCTGCGATTGAAAATACAGAACTGGGGCTGATTGATAACTGGTTGCTGCATATCCGCGATATCTGGTTTAAACACAGTTCTCTACTGGGTGAGATGCCGCCGGAGCGTCGTATTGATACGCTGTGCGAACTGAATGTTATGGAGCAGGTATACAACCTGGGCCACTCAACCATTATGCGCTCAGCCTGGAAGCGTGGTCAGAAAGTCACGATTCACGGATGGGCCTACGGTATTCATGATGGCCTGCTTCGCGATCTGGAGGTCACTGCCACCAGCCGTGAGACGCTGGAACAACGCTATCGGCAGGGGCTGTCTAACCTGAGCCAGAAACACAGTAACCATAAATAA